DNA from Halomonas sp. GFAJ-1:
AGCAAACCTAGGAGGTGGCGACGTTTCGTTCGCTCCAAGGGTTATGCGTTCAGGCGGGTAGCATAGGCCTGCGTCTGCACAGCCTTGAAAGGTAAGCTCAATATCAATGGGGCCGCTATAGGGCGCTGAAAACGGAGCCTCAAATACCAAGTTGTCGCGAAAGATATACACGTCACCCATGAACTCATCATTGGTAAAGGTGCCGTCGGGTATTAGGGGCTCTTCTAAGTCAACGCTACTATTTAGGCTGGTAACTGCCAGTTGGTGGCGATAGAGGTAGTACTCATCAGCAATATCTACGCCAATAAAAAGCGACTCACCGTCATGCCAGGCAGTGGGTTGAAATGCCTCTAAGACAGGTAAAAAGTCACTCTGGTTGCTGGAAGAGGAAAACCACTGCGCCTGAGCCAGCACAGGGAGCCAGCAGAGCAAAAAAAACAGGCTAAAACGTTTGATGGGTAACACGATATATCCTTGCGCAGTCTTTACGGGGTATCTGAGACGCAGCATATCGCACCTCTCAGCGCCAGCGTAGCCGCTGCGGTGTCGTGACGCGGTACTTCACACTGAGTTAATCCACGAATGCATTGTTTTAAATACAAAAAAGACCTAAACGCAAAAAGGCTGCCCCGAGGGCAGCCTTTTTGCGTAACTAACCCAACCGTTAGGCTTTGTGGTAGGCCGCTGCGGCTTTTTCAATCGCTTTGCGTGCAGCCTCAACGCCTTCCCAAGACTCAACTTTAACCCACTTGCCTTTTTCGAGGTCTTTGTAGTTCTCGAAGAAGTGTGCAATCTGCTGGCGCAGCAGCTCAGGAAGGTCTGTGACCTCTTGAACGTCATCGTACAGCGTGCTGAGTTTCGGGTGCGGTACACAGACGAGCTTGGCGTCTTCACCCGCTTCATCGGTCATGTTCAAGATGCCGATGGGGCGCGCACGAATAATGCTGCCAGGCGCAACTGGGTGAGGAGTGACGACCAGTGCATCCAGCGCGTCGCCATCGTCAGCCAAGGTGTGGGGAATAAAGCCGTAGTTGGCCGGGTAGAACATAGGGGTGGCCATGAAACGGTCAACGAGAAGGGCGCCCATGTCTTTATCAATTTCATATTTAATCGGCGCATGGTTGGCAGGAATTTCAATTGCCACGTAAATGTCGTTGGGCAGATCTTTTCCGGCGGGGATATTATCGAAGTTCATCGTTGGTTCCTTGGCTTATGTAGAGCAGTGACTAAGCAGTAAGTGCGTTGGTGCATTGCATTAATTGCGAAGAATTATACGAAGATGACTGCTGGATTACCAATGCGACATAGGTGTGTGCAATCGACTAATTTTATAAGCACCCTAAATGTGCCTGTTTTTATAGGGATAGCGACGTTTGGTGGGCATCGTTTCACGCCGCCAGCGTGTATCATAGGCCCTGGGTGTTTCCCATCAAGAGGCAAGCCTAGGAGGACGAGTTGGCGCACGCCCAGTTGCTAATCAGTTATGGACAAGCCTTTGTCGCTCCGGATGGGCGACAGCACCGCAGCTCTATGTCGGTACGTTTGCCTGAACAACCCCTCCTGAACGTTAAAGGCGGCTGCGCGGTGATTAGTGACTCAATCTCGCGTAACACCATGGCAAAGCAAGCCGGGGATCTCAGTGTACGTGGCTTTCTAGCCGACTATTACTCCACCCCAGACCATTGGGATACCAAAACCTCTGCTACGCGTGTGCTACGAGCGTTAAATGGCTGGTTCTACAGCCAAAGCCAGCATGTAAAAGAGGGCAGTTTTGTTTCTTCGCTATCTGCTATCGTGTTTCGAGGGCGCGAAGCGGAGCTATTTCACATGGGCGATACGCTGGTGTTCCGGCTGCGTGGCGCTGAGTTTGAGCAACTGACCCGTGACCACGTAACGGATATAGGCGGTTATCGCTACCCTTCACGGGCGCTGGGGATGGATGGCAGTGTAGATATTGATTACACCCAGCTGGCACTGAAGCAGGGGGACCTGTTTGTATTTACCACTCAAGGCGTTAGGGGGACGCTGCTGCCTTCTGACTATGTCCGCCTAATTCGCCAGGATGCGAGTGATTTAGACGCTGCCTGCGAACGTCTCGCCAGCGAAGCGAAACAGCGTGCTCAGGAGCGAGGGTATGGTGGAGATCAATTCTGCTTTCAGCTGCTACGGATTGATGAGTTGCCAGAGGAGGCTGATGATCACCCTAGCTTAATTTACGGTGATTTACCCATACCGCCGGAGCTATCGGTAGGCGAGCGGCTTGATGGTTTTGAAGTGCAAGCCGTGCTCTCGCGTAACGCCCAATCTAGAGTGTATCGTGTGCGTGATATTCAATCAGAGCGCGACATGGTGATGAAAGCGCCAAGTCCAGAGCTTTCCTTGCGCAATGCCTATCTGGAGCATTTTTTACTTCAACAATGGGTGGTTGAACGGGTCAAGTCACCCTTCGTGGTGAAGGTGGTTGAACCCTCTCGCCCACGCCGCTATCTCTACTATCTAATGCAGTATGTAGAAAGCGAAACGCTGCGCCAGTGGTCTGAGCGTCATCCTCAGGCGAGCCTAATACAGCGGTTAGATATCGCCAATCAGCTGGGGAAAGCAGTGCAGGCACTGCACCATCGGGACATTATTCATCAGCAAATCACCCCTGATAATATTTTGATCGATACCCACGGCAAACTGGTGTTGGCTGATTTTAGTGCTTGCCACATGCGCGAAGTCGATGGGCATCGCAATTCAGGTGAGCTACTGCGCCAAATTGGCTTTAATGAACACACGGCCCCGGAGTATGCTCTGGGTGATAGCGTAGGGCGGCGCAGCGACCAATATTCGTTGGCCTCCACCGTTTACTGGCTGTTAACTGGCGCGTTGCCTTATGTTTTGACACCCAACCGTCTGCGTAGCCATACGGATCTTGAAGAGCTGAGCTACCGTAGCGCGCGCACGACGAACCCTGAGATAACCCACGACCTTGACGAAGCCCTGCGCAGGGCATTGGATCCACAGCGATCACTGCGGTTTAGGCGAATGTCAGAGTTTCTTCATGCGTTACGCGTGCCGTTAGGGCGGCAACCAGCGAAACAGGAAGCGCGCCAAGAACCGCGGCGGTTTTGGCAAGGCGTGGCGGGTATTCTGCTGCTACTGCTCGTGCTGTCTTGGTTGCTAAGGTAAGTTACTTTAAAAAAGCGCTAAGCATACATAAGTATAAAAAAGGGGCGATGCTTTTACGGCACCGCCCCTTTTATATTGCTCGTCACAAATTGCTCGTCACAAACCAAAAGCGCTTAAAGAGTGAAAGGAGGCAGTTTTTGCTCGACCTTCGCAAGCTTCAACTTAGCGACTTTTGGTAGGCCATTTTCAAAGGGTGGGAAGTCTTCCCCTTGAATCAGTGGTGATAGGTAGTCGCGGCACGCTTTAGTGATCTCAAAGCCATTTTCGCTGATGTAGTCTCGCGGCATGAATTTCTCTTGATTGGCGATTTGCGCCAAGGGAGCAGAGATCACATCCCACTGGTAAGGCTCTTGGGAGATGCGACGAATGGCCGGCATCATAGAGTTTTTACCTGCTAGCGCCAGGGTGACGGCTTCGCGGCCCACCGCATACGCCTGCTCGACATCAGTCTTAGAGGCTAGGTGGCGCGCCGCACGCTGCAGGTAGTCGGCAACCGCCCAGTGGTATTTATAGCCCAAGTCCTGCTTGATCATACCGGCTAACGTTGGTGCAACACCGCCAAGTTGACGGTGGCCAAAGGCATCGGTATTGCCGGCATCGGCAAGGAAAGTGCCGTCTTCGTAACGAGCGCCTTCCGATACCACAATCACGCAGTAACCATACTTGGTGACACTCTCTTCTACCCGCGCCATAACAGCACTTCGGTTGAACGCAATCTCCGGGAAGATAATCAGGTGGGGCGGCTCGCCTTCACCTTCTCCCGCCAAGCCGCCAGCGGCAGCAATCCAGCCTGCGTGCCGCCCCATGACTTCCAGTACAAAAATTTTGGTGGACGTTGCACACATAGAAGCGACATCCAGTGATGCTTCCTGTGTAGAGGTGGCGATGTACTTAGCAACGCTACCAAAACCCGGGCTGTTATCAGTAATGGGCAGGTCGTTATCCACTGTTTTAGGAACGTGAATAGCGGTGAGGGGGTAACCCAGCTTTTCAGACAGCTGCGAAACTTTTAAGCACGTATCCGCGCTATCGCCACCGCCATTATAAAAAAAGTAACGAATATCGTGGGCTTTAAAGACTTCAATTAAGCGTTCGTACTGGGCGCGGTGTGTATCAATGTCTTTGAGTTTGTAGCGGCATGAACCAAAAGCACCGCCCGGCGTGTGGCGCAGAGCAGCAATAGCTTCATCGCTCTCCTGGGACACGTCGATGAGATCTTCCGTCAAGGCACCGATAATGCCGTTATGACCGGCGTACACCTTACCAATTTGCTCGGGGGCTTGCCGACATGCTTGGATAACGCCGCAGGCGCTGGCATTGATGACGGCGGTAACGCCACCGGATTGGGCGTAAAAGGCATTATGCTGAGCCATGGAAACGTCTCATCTCCTAAAAACAGATAGTTGGAACACGCTCTAGAACGTGCTTGATGACTAAAATAATTAAATATGCCCAGGAAAAATGCCGTGGCATTCCCTGGGAAATTTATAGCAAACGGCGAAAGTTTAGCGTAAAGCGGCAGGGGCTGCATTAGGCTGGCTACTCGCCGATGTCCAGCTCTTGCTCCTGTTGGGCGAGCTGCCAACCGCCTAAATCTTTATAGCGGTTAACCATCGCGCAAAAGAGCTCCGCGGTGCGTTCAGTATCGTAACGAGCAGAGTGAGCCGCTTTATTATCGAAATCGATACCCGCAGCGCGACATGCCCGGGCAAGCACGGTTTGGCCGTACACGAAGCCAGCGAGCGTTGCCGTATCAAAGCTTGAGAACGGATGAAACGGGTTTCGCTTTACATCACAGCGATTAGCCGCCGCATTTAAAAAGCTATGATCAAATGCCGCGTTATGCCCCACCAAGATGGCACGTGAACAGCCGTGGGCTTTAATGGCTTTGCGAATAGGGCGAAAAAGCTCCCCTAGCGCCTCTGACTCCGTGAGCGCCACTTGGCGTCGCAGTGGGTCGTCCAGGTTGATGCCGGTAAAATCTAACGCAGACTGTTCAACGTTCGCCCCTTCGAAAGGGTGAATATGATAAGCGTAGGTGGCATCGGGTAATAAGTTACCCTCTGGGTCCATGGTGAGCGTAACGGCTGCAATCTCAAGTACGGCGTCGTTTTGGGCATTAAAACCACCCGTTTCTAAATCAATGACAACCGGCAGGTAACTGCGAAAACGTTGGGCCATTAATTCGCGGGCAATTGCCTCGCTCATGCAGCTCTCCTTAGTAAAGCGAGTAATCGGTCAGGGTGTGCAGCAAGCCACCGCAATGAATGGTGTGATTCTAGCAGCTTTATCCCCAAGGCGTCGTTGACGGTATTCGCTGAGCATTGAGAGCGCTATACTAATAGAGTGTGGTAACAGGTTTTTGTTAGCACATGGCGTGCCGCGCTATATATTTTGGTGAACTGCTTTCCCTACACAAGGAGTAAAGAATGTCCGATGTCAAAAAGGTTGTGCTGGCGTATTCAGGCGGCCTGGACACATCCGTAATCGTTAAGTGGTTGCAAGAGACCTACAACTGCGAAGTAGTGACCTTTACAGCCGACATCGGTCAGGGCGAAGAAGTTGAACCCGCCCGTGCGAAAGCGGAAGCGCTGGGCGTTAAAGAGATCTACATAGAAGACCTTCGTGAAGAGTTCGTGCGGGACTATGTCTTCCCTATGTTCCGCGCTAATACTATTTATGAAGGTGAGTACCTGCTGGGTACCTCCATCGCCCGCCCGCTGATTGCCAAGCGCTTAATCGAAATTGCCAATGAAACCGGTGCCGATGCTATTTCCCATGGCGCGACGGGCAAAGGCAACGACCAAGTGCGTTTTGAGCTGGGCGGTTACGCGCTGAAACCGGGTGTTAAAGTTATTGCACCGTGGCGCGAGTGGGATCTCACTTCTCGCGAGAAGCTGATGGCCTACTGCGAAGAACGCAACATTCCGGTCGATTTTTCTAATAAAAAGAAAAAATCGCCGTACTCCATGGATGCCAACCTGCTGCACATCTCCTACGAGGGCGGCATTTTGGAAGATCCGTGGGCAGAAGCAGAAGAAGATATGTGGCGCTGGAGCGTTTCTCCAGAAGCCGCGCCGGAGCAGCCCACCTATGTGGAGCTTACCTTCGAGAAAGGTGACATTGTTGCCATCGATGGTGAGCCATTGAAAGCGCATGAAGTGCTCGAAAAACTTAACAAGCTTGGCGGTGACAACGGAATTGGCCGTTTAGACATTGTTGAAAACCGCTATGTGGGCATGAAGTCTCGCGGCTGCTACGAAACGCCAGGGGGCACGATTATGCTGCGCGCCCACCGTGCGATTGAGTCGCTGACTCTCGATCGCGAAGAAGCGCATCTGAAAGATCAACTGATGCCTAAATACGCAGAAGTCATCTACAACGGTTACTGGTGGAGCCCAGAGCGTCGCATGCTGCAAGCGGCTATCGACGAGACTCAGAAGAACGTTTGTGGCGTTGTGCGTATGAAGCTCTACAAAGGCAACGCCATTGTGGTGGGCCGTAAGTCCGAGCAGTCGCTGTTTGATGAGTCTATCGCGACGTTTGAAGATGATGCGGGTGCTTACAATCAAAAAGACGCGG
Protein-coding regions in this window:
- a CDS encoding inorganic pyrophosphatase, whose product is MNFDNIPAGKDLPNDIYVAIEIPANHAPIKYEIDKDMGALLVDRFMATPMFYPANYGFIPHTLADDGDALDALVVTPHPVAPGSIIRARPIGILNMTDEAGEDAKLVCVPHPKLSTLYDDVQEVTDLPELLRQQIAHFFENYKDLEKGKWVKVESWEGVEAARKAIEKAAAAYHKA
- a CDS encoding serine/threonine protein kinase, which translates into the protein MAHAQLLISYGQAFVAPDGRQHRSSMSVRLPEQPLLNVKGGCAVISDSISRNTMAKQAGDLSVRGFLADYYSTPDHWDTKTSATRVLRALNGWFYSQSQHVKEGSFVSSLSAIVFRGREAELFHMGDTLVFRLRGAEFEQLTRDHVTDIGGYRYPSRALGMDGSVDIDYTQLALKQGDLFVFTTQGVRGTLLPSDYVRLIRQDASDLDAACERLASEAKQRAQERGYGGDQFCFQLLRIDELPEEADDHPSLIYGDLPIPPELSVGERLDGFEVQAVLSRNAQSRVYRVRDIQSERDMVMKAPSPELSLRNAYLEHFLLQQWVVERVKSPFVVKVVEPSRPRRYLYYLMQYVESETLRQWSERHPQASLIQRLDIANQLGKAVQALHHRDIIHQQITPDNILIDTHGKLVLADFSACHMREVDGHRNSGELLRQIGFNEHTAPEYALGDSVGRRSDQYSLASTVYWLLTGALPYVLTPNRLRSHTDLEELSYRSARTTNPEITHDLDEALRRALDPQRSLRFRRMSEFLHALRVPLGRQPAKQEARQEPRRFWQGVAGILLLLLVLSWLLR
- a CDS encoding 6-phosphofructokinase (catalyzes the formation of D-fructose 1,6-bisphosphate from D-fructose 6-phosphate in glycolysis), encoding MAQHNAFYAQSGGVTAVINASACGVIQACRQAPEQIGKVYAGHNGIIGALTEDLIDVSQESDEAIAALRHTPGGAFGSCRYKLKDIDTHRAQYERLIEVFKAHDIRYFFYNGGGDSADTCLKVSQLSEKLGYPLTAIHVPKTVDNDLPITDNSPGFGSVAKYIATSTQEASLDVASMCATSTKIFVLEVMGRHAGWIAAAGGLAGEGEGEPPHLIIFPEIAFNRSAVMARVEESVTKYGYCVIVVSEGARYEDGTFLADAGNTDAFGHRQLGGVAPTLAGMIKQDLGYKYHWAVADYLQRAARHLASKTDVEQAYAVGREAVTLALAGKNSMMPAIRRISQEPYQWDVISAPLAQIANQEKFMPRDYISENGFEITKACRDYLSPLIQGEDFPPFENGLPKVAKLKLAKVEQKLPPFTL
- a CDS encoding ribonuclease T, with translation MSEAIARELMAQRFRSYLPVVIDLETGGFNAQNDAVLEIAAVTLTMDPEGNLLPDATYAYHIHPFEGANVEQSALDFTGINLDDPLRRQVALTESEALGELFRPIRKAIKAHGCSRAILVGHNAAFDHSFLNAAANRCDVKRNPFHPFSSFDTATLAGFVYGQTVLARACRAAGIDFDNKAAHSARYDTERTAELFCAMVNRYKDLGGWQLAQQEQELDIGE
- a CDS encoding argininosuccinate synthase; this encodes MSDVKKVVLAYSGGLDTSVIVKWLQETYNCEVVTFTADIGQGEEVEPARAKAEALGVKEIYIEDLREEFVRDYVFPMFRANTIYEGEYLLGTSIARPLIAKRLIEIANETGADAISHGATGKGNDQVRFELGGYALKPGVKVIAPWREWDLTSREKLMAYCEERNIPVDFSNKKKKSPYSMDANLLHISYEGGILEDPWAEAEEDMWRWSVSPEAAPEQPTYVELTFEKGDIVAIDGEPLKAHEVLEKLNKLGGDNGIGRLDIVENRYVGMKSRGCYETPGGTIMLRAHRAIESLTLDREEAHLKDQLMPKYAEVIYNGYWWSPERRMLQAAIDETQKNVCGVVRMKLYKGNAIVVGRKSEQSLFDESIATFEDDAGAYNQKDAEGFIKLNALRLRIAAGKGRQQS